The Rhodothermus marinus DSM 4252 DNA segment GAGATAAACTTGGACACTTCGTACTGCAGTCGTTGTGCGTCAAAGGGTTTGGTCAGGTAGGCCTGCACGCCCAGTTGCTGGCTCTGGCTGACCAGCTCGGCATCTTCGAGCGAAGACAGCACCAGGATCGGGATGTGGGCGTACTCCGGGTCGGAGCGCAGCGCCTGCACCAGACCGATCCCGTCCATCTTGGGCATGTTCAGGTCGGTAATGACCAGATCGACCGGCGTCTGGGCAATTTTTTCCAGCGCTTCCAGGCCGTCGCAGGCCGTCAGCACCGTGAGGCCCTGGGCCCGCAGGGCAAACGTGACGAACTTGCGGGCCGTGCTGGAGTCGTCGACGACGAGAACCGTCTTAGCCATGGCGATACGGGCTATTTTCGGAAGCTTCGGCTTCTTTTCGGTAAACAATGGCCTTGCCAAAACGCACCGGCTGGAAGGCCTGGCTGATGCCGTAAAGGGTCTCCGAGAACCCGATAAACAGGTAGCCGCCCGGTACCAGACTCCGGTAGAATGACTGGACCACGCGGCGCTTCATATTATCGTCGAAATAGATGAGAACATTAGCGCAGATGATTAAATCGAAATTCCGCATGGCATTCATGGCGACCGCATCGGCCAGGTTCAACACCTGGAATTTCACCATCTTGCGAATTTCCTCGCGGACCTGGTAGCGATCGCCCTGCTGGACGAAATAGCGTTGAAGATATTCAGGCGGCACGTTGCGGATGGCATAGTCGCCGTAGATCCCCTGCTGGGCCTGCTGGAGCACGTTCGTGTTGATGTCGGTGCCGATGATCTCGAACCGGGCATAGGGATGGCGCGGCAGAATGCGATCCCGCAGAAAAATGGCCAGCGTGTAGGGCTCTTCGCCGCTGGAGCAGCCCGCACTCCAGATGCGGATCTGGTGTTTGGTGCGCAGCCACTCAGGCAGAATGTGTTCTTCCAGCACTTCCAGATGGCCGGGCGCGCGAAAGAAATAGGTTTCGTTGATGGTGATGGCGTTGACCAGATGACGGAATTCCTCCCGCGCCTGGCCGTTCTGCAGAGCATGCAGGTAGGCCCGGCCGTTCGGCAGGCGGAGTTCATTCAGGCGGCGTCCGACCCGGCTTTCCAGCAGATAGCGCTTGTTGTCCTGAAAGTAGATGCCGGTCTTTTCGTAGATCAGCTGGCGCAACTGCTGGAATTCTGCGTCCGAAAGGACGCCCTGTTGTTGCGGGGTCAGGGGTAGGCGTGCCAGCAGACTCATGGCGGTGCGGGGTTTCAGGACTGGTAGGCAGAACTACGGCGGGCCGTGCAGAGCGCGTCGTCGGCATAGTGGCGCACGGCCGGATCGGGGTCGTGCAATCCCTGCTGAACCAGAGCAAAGAAGGCGGGGTGCTGCAGTTGCAGGCCCAGCGTGATGGCCGCCATTTTGGTTTCGGCATCCAGGCTTTCGAAGTGGGCCTGAAGGAACTGGGCCGCCTGGGGCAATTGAAAGTCGTCCAGGCGGCCGTGGGTCAGGAGTGCGATGGCAAAGCCGGCGGCCGCGTCGAGCGACATCCGGCCCGTTTCGGCGCAGCGGGCCACACAGGCGAACGCCCTGGGATGGGTGGAAATGGCCTCGAACAGGGCCAGGTCCAGCTCGTCGTGCTGCCCCGCATGCTCCAGCATGGCCTCGATGGTCGCCTCATCGAGCATGTGGCGCAGGCCACGCACGGCCGCTTTTTTGAAGCTCAGATCAGGCTCCTGAAGCATTTCCAGCAGGTAGGGACGAAGCCGTTCCGGAAGCGGCGGTACCGGCCCGGTGGCCGACTCGTAGGCCTCGATCAGGTCGTAGAGCACTAAGGGACGGGCTTCGGGTGTGGCCTGCTCGACCTGGCGCAGCAGCAGATGCAGCACTTCAGGAATCGGATACCGCGCGAGTGCTTCAGCGGCGGCGTACTGGACGACCGGGTCCGGATCGTTCAGGGCCGCCTCGACGAGCTGCAGCCCGCGTGCATCCCGGAACGTCCCCAGCGCCGCCAGGATGTGCGGCCGCTCGGCCGGGTAAAACCGATAGCGTTCGCGCAGCACCGGGGCGTACTCGGTAGCCCCCAGCGCGGCCAGCGCATCGATGGCGGCCAGGCGGACGTTCGTGTCCGGATCGTCCAGCCGGGCCGCGATGCGATCGACTACGTCGTAGGCCGGGAGCTGCGCCAGGACGTCGATGGCAAACTTGCGCGCGTCCGCATCGTCGATGTCCACGTAGGGCAGGAGCGCCTGAATCGAAGGCGCGCCGATGCGGACGAGCACCTCGCCGGCCAGGTTGCGCACAGGCAACTCGGGATGCTGGATGAGCGGCACCACCGCCCGGGCCGCTTCCTCGGTGCCGATGGCCACCAGATGCTCGGCTGCGGCTTCGCGAATGCCCGGATCGGGATCCTGCAGGCAGTGGGCCGCGACCGGAATCGTTTCGGCGGGCGTGTGGGTGGCCAGCAACTCGTTCAGCGCATCCAGACGAACAGACGGATCCGGATGCTGCAGGCCTTCAGGCAGCATCATCGACATGGCTTTTCACCGATGGTTGTGCGATCAGGAAGCTTCGGCTTCGGCGGTTTCCTGGAGCGGCTGGAGACGGTGCTTTTCTTCGTCGGTCAGGATGCGCTCCAGGTCCAGCAGAATGAGCAGCCGATCGTCGAGCTTGGCCACGCCCGTGATGTAGTGGGCATCGATGCCGATGGCCAGCTCCGGCGGCGGTTCGATCACGCCGGCATCGACGCGCAGCACCTCGCGCACGGCGTCGACCATGAAGCCGACGATCTTGTCGCCCAGTTCCACCACGATGATGCGCGAGTTCTTGTCGCGCTCGCGCCGCGGCAGGTTGAACCGCTTGCGCAGGTCCACGACGGGCACGATGCGCCCGCGCAGGTTGATGACGCCCTCGACGAACGCGGGCGCATTCGGCACGCGCGTAATATCGACGGGCCGGATGATCTCCTGCACGTTCAGAATGTCGACGCCAAACTCTTCGTTTTCGATCAGAAAACTGACCAGTTGGAGAATCTGCGAACGAGACGTCTGCTGCTGCATGGCCAGCGGTGGGGTTGAATCCAACAGGAATACCTTCCGGCTACCATATCGGCCAGAAAGGGCGCTTCTTTAGAGAAATATGAGGTCTTTACGTAAAAAAGCGTACCCCGGCCACAGGCCGGGGTACGCCGGGAGGTTCACCGCAAACGCTTATCGTTTGAGCTGGACGAGTTCCTGGAGCATTTCGTCGGAAGTCGTGATGATGCGGGCCGAGGCCTGGTAGCCGCGCTGCGTGACGATCATGTCGGTAAATTCCGTGGCCAGGTCCACGTTGCTCATCTCGAGCGTACCGGCCACGATCACCGTGCGGTTGAGTTCGACGCCGGCGCGTCCCAGGGCCAGATCGCCCGAGGAGCTGGTCAGGCTCCAGAGGTTGTCGCCGACCTGTTGCAGGCCGTTGACGTTGTTAACGGACCCGAGGGCCAGTTGATAGATTTTTTGCTGGTAGCCGTTGGAGAAGTTGAGTTCGACGATGCCTTCCTGGTTGATGCTGAAGCCGATGAGGGAGCCGGGGGGTTGGCCGTCCTGGTCGCGGACGGTGGCGGTGGTGGAGCCGGCGTACTGGGTGAGGGCATCGTCGGCCCCCGCCAGGTTCAGCGTGAAGCTTTCCAGAGTGCCATCATTATCGATGTCCCAGTCGAACGTCTGGAGCGCTTCGGTGGGATCCAGGTTGCCCTGCGTGTCGAAGGTGATCAGGTTATCGCCACTGGTAATCGTAACACCCAGGGGATTCCCGTCTTCGTCCAGCAGATTCCATTGCCATTCGTTGGGATTGGAGGTTCTTGTAAATTCAATGATGATGGTTTTGGCTTTCCCCTGCGGATCATACACGACGGTAGAGACCGTTACGGTTTCGCCGGCTGCCAATTCCGCATTGAGGTTGCCGCGGACGTAGATGTTTTCGGTTTGTTTGGGGGGAGCGGTGGCGCTGAAGGGAACGCGCACGTCTTCGAGCGCAGCCGACTGCAACTCACCGTTTTCATCGAAAGCCCAGCCCTGCACCTGCAAACCGCTGTTGGTCACCAGTTCACCAAAGCGGTTGATCGTGAAATTGCCGGCGCGCGTCAGGTAGATGCGGTCGCCGCCACGGACGACGAAGAACCCGTCGCCGTTGATGCCCAGGTCGGTGGCCACGCCGGTGTTTTCGAGGGCGCCCTGGGCGAAGTTGACGTCGATCGAACCCACCGAGACGCCCAGCCCGACGTAGGAGGGATTGATGCCACGGCCGCCGGCGGTGCGGCCCACACCCAGCAGCGTCTGGCCGAGCAGTTCGTTGAAGGCGGCGCGGCCGCGTTTGAAGGCGGTGGTGTTGACGTTGGCGATGTTGTTGGAGATGACGTCCATGCGGACCTGATGGCTTTTGAGTCCGGAGACGCCGGTGCGCAGAGAGCGAATCATGGCCGTTACTTCGGGTTTGGTTTTACAGGATGCTCAGGATGAGCGCTGCAGCGTCGGTCGGTCGGCTGCAGCAACCGGCATCCCAGAAGGGGCCTGCCGGTGGTTCGTTCAGTCGTTACAGGATGTAGGCACTGTCAATCTGGGTGAAAATCCGTT contains these protein-coding regions:
- a CDS encoding chemotaxis protein CheW, translating into MQQQTSRSQILQLVSFLIENEEFGVDILNVQEIIRPVDITRVPNAPAFVEGVINLRGRIVPVVDLRKRFNLPRRERDKNSRIIVVELGDKIVGFMVDAVREVLRVDAGVIEPPPELAIGIDAHYITGVAKLDDRLLILLDLERILTDEEKHRLQPLQETAEAEAS
- a CDS encoding response regulator, with the translated sequence MAKTVLVVDDSSTARKFVTFALRAQGLTVLTACDGLEALEKIAQTPVDLVITDLNMPKMDGIGLVQALRSDPEYAHIPILVLSSLEDAELVSQSQQLGVQAYLTKPFDAQRLQYEVSKFIS
- a CDS encoding HEAT repeat domain-containing protein; its protein translation is MSMMLPEGLQHPDPSVRLDALNELLATHTPAETIPVAAHCLQDPDPGIREAAAEHLVAIGTEEAARAVVPLIQHPELPVRNLAGEVLVRIGAPSIQALLPYVDIDDADARKFAIDVLAQLPAYDVVDRIAARLDDPDTNVRLAAIDALAALGATEYAPVLRERYRFYPAERPHILAALGTFRDARGLQLVEAALNDPDPVVQYAAAEALARYPIPEVLHLLLRQVEQATPEARPLVLYDLIEAYESATGPVPPLPERLRPYLLEMLQEPDLSFKKAAVRGLRHMLDEATIEAMLEHAGQHDELDLALFEAISTHPRAFACVARCAETGRMSLDAAAGFAIALLTHGRLDDFQLPQAAQFLQAHFESLDAETKMAAITLGLQLQHPAFFALVQQGLHDPDPAVRHYADDALCTARRSSAYQS
- a CDS encoding CheR family methyltransferase gives rise to the protein MSLLARLPLTPQQQGVLSDAEFQQLRQLIYEKTGIYFQDNKRYLLESRVGRRLNELRLPNGRAYLHALQNGQAREEFRHLVNAITINETYFFRAPGHLEVLEEHILPEWLRTKHQIRIWSAGCSSGEEPYTLAIFLRDRILPRHPYARFEIIGTDINTNVLQQAQQGIYGDYAIRNVPPEYLQRYFVQQGDRYQVREEIRKMVKFQVLNLADAVAMNAMRNFDLIICANVLIYFDDNMKRRVVQSFYRSLVPGGYLFIGFSETLYGISQAFQPVRFGKAIVYRKEAEASENSPYRHG
- a CDS encoding flagellar hook protein FlgE, whose protein sequence is MIRSLRTGVSGLKSHQVRMDVISNNIANVNTTAFKRGRAAFNELLGQTLLGVGRTAGGRGINPSYVGLGVSVGSIDVNFAQGALENTGVATDLGINGDGFFVVRGGDRIYLTRAGNFTINRFGELVTNSGLQVQGWAFDENGELQSAALEDVRVPFSATAPPKQTENIYVRGNLNAELAAGETVTVSTVVYDPQGKAKTIIIEFTRTSNPNEWQWNLLDEDGNPLGVTITSGDNLITFDTQGNLDPTEALQTFDWDIDNDGTLESFTLNLAGADDALTQYAGSTTATVRDQDGQPPGSLIGFSINQEGIVELNFSNGYQQKIYQLALGSVNNVNGLQQVGDNLWSLTSSSGDLALGRAGVELNRTVIVAGTLEMSNVDLATEFTDMIVTQRGYQASARIITTSDEMLQELVQLKR